A region from the Brassica napus cultivar Da-Ae chromosome C8, Da-Ae, whole genome shotgun sequence genome encodes:
- the LOC106415353 gene encoding probable phosphoglucomutase, cytoplasmic 1, which translates to MAFKVTLVSTSPIDGQKPGTSGLRKKVKVFKQPNYLENFVQATFNALTPEKVKGATLVVSGDGRYYSKDAVQIIIKMAAANGVRRVWVGKNTLMSTPAVSAVIRERSGADGSKATGAFILTASHNPGGPTEDFGIKYNMENGGPAPESITDKIYENTKTIKEYPIAEDLPNVDISAVGVTSFEGPEGKFDVEVFDSADDYVKLMKSIFDFESIRKLLSSPQFTFCYDALHGVAGAYAHRIFVEELGAQESALLNCVPKEDFGGGHPDPNLTYAKELVARMGLSKSDTGGEPPEFGAAADGDADRNMILGKRFFVTPSDSVAIIAANAIEAIPYFSSGLKGVARSMPTSAALDVVAKSLNLKFFEVPTGWKFFGNLMDAGMCSVCGEESFGTGSDHIREKDGIWAVLAWMSILAHKNKDSIDGDTKLVTVEDIVRQHWATYGRHYYTRYDYENVDAGKAKELMEHLVKLQSSIPEVNKIVKGIRSDVANVSSADEFEYKDPVDGSISKHQGIRYLFEDGSRLVFRLSGTGSEGATIRLYIEQYEKDASKIGRESQEALSPLVEIALKLSKMEEFTGRSAPTVIT; encoded by the exons GTGAAAGTGTTCAAGCAACCCAATTACCTGGAGAATTTTGTCCAAGCAACGTTTAATGCGCTTACTCCGGAGAAAGTCAAag GTGCCACACTCGTGGTCTCTGGTGATGGTCGTTATTACTCAAAGGATGCTGTTCAG ATTATAATTAAGATGGCAGCAGCTAATGGTGTACGCCGTGTGTGGGTTGGTAAAAACACTCTGATGTCAACCCCTGCTGTATCAGCTGTGATTCGTGAAAGATCAGGGGCTGAT GGATCGAAAGCAACTGGAGCATTTATCTTAACAGCAAGTCACAACCCTGGTGGCCCTACTGAG GATTTTGGAATCAAATACAATATGGAAAATGGAGGCCCTGCTCCTGAATCCATTACTGATAAGATTTACGAGAACACTAAGACAATCAAGGAGTACCCTATAGCAGAAGATCTACCCAAT GTTGATATTTCTGCCGTTGGTGTAACGAGTTTTGAGGGACCTGAAGGAAAATTTGATGTTGAAGTTTTTGATTCTGCTGATGACTACGTTAAACTAATGAA GTCAATCTTCGACTTTGAGTCCATCCGAAAGTTACTTTCATCTCCACAATTTACGTTCTG CTACGATGCCTTGCACGGTGTTGCTGGGGCCTATGCGCATCGCATCTTTGTGGAAGAACTCGGTGCGCAAGAAAGTGCCTTGTTGAACTGCGTACCCAAG GAGGACTTTGGAGGAGGACATCCAGATCCCAATCTGACATATGCTAAGGAGCTTGTAGCACGGATGGGACTAAGTAAATCCGACACCGGAGGTGAACCTCCAGAGTTTGGTGCCGCTGCTGATGGTGATGCAGACCGTAACATGATCCTTGGTAAAAG GTTCTTTGTAACTCCTTCGGATTCAGTTGCCATAATTGCTGCAAATGCCATTGAAGCCATACCATACTTCAGCTCTGGTTTAAAAGGTGTTGCAAG GAGCATGCCGACCTCAGCTGCTCTAGATGTTGTTGCAAAAAGCttgaatttgaagttttttGAG GTTCCAACAGGCTGGAAGTTTTTTGGTAACCTGATGGATGCCGGGATGTGTTCCGTCTGTGGTGAAGAAAGTTTTGGAACTG GCTCCGATCATATCCGTGAGAAAGATGGGATATGGGCAGTTCTTGCGTGGATGTCCATACTTGCTCACAAGAACAAGGATAGCATTGACGGTGACACTAAACTGGTGACGGTTGAAGACATTGTCCGCCAGCACTGGGCTACCTATGGCCGTCACTACTACACTCGCTACGACTACGAG AATGTAGACGCAGGTAAAGCCAAGGAACTGATGGAGCATTTGGTCAAATTGCAATCTTCAATTCCTGAAGTCAACAA GATTGTGAAAGGAATTCGTTCGGATGTGGCGAATGTCTCCAGTGCGGATGAATTCGAGTACAAAGATCCAGTTGATGGATCCATCTCAAAGCACCAGGGTATCCGTTACTTGTTTGAGGATGGATCGCGACTT gTTTTCCGTCTGTCTGGAACTGGCTCGGAAGGAGCAACCATCAGACTCTACATCGAACAGTACGAGAAGGATGCTTCGAAGATTGGACGAGAGTCCCAGGAAGCTCTGTCTCCTCTG GTTGAGATAGCTCTGAAGCTGTCCAAGATGGAGGAGTTCACGGGCCGATCAGCCCCCACCGTCATAACTTAA